The DNA sequence GAAAAAGGTGCAGAAACCAGTTTGGAAAGAGATCCAAGTACCGGCGTGGAAGGAGATCAAAGTACCAGCGTGGAAGAAAATCTGGGTACCGGTATGGAAAGAGGTTCAGGTCCCCGTGTGGAAGGAGGTCCAAGTGCCAGACTGGAAGAAGGTCTGGGTACCGGAGTGGGTGAAAGTCGGTATTCCCGGAGAGCAATTCGTCGGTCAGGATCATCACGGTTGGCAATACACCAGCCACGATCTGTGGAAGAAGAAATTGATCTGGAAGCCGGTTTGGAAGAAGGTCTGGAAAACTGAGAAAAAGCAAGCCTGGGCATCAGAGAAGAAAATGGAGTGGAAGGCTCAGTGGAAACAGATATGGAAAACGGAAAAGAAGCAGATATGGGTGACTGACAAGAAACTTATATGGAAAGAGGAATCCGTTCAGGTCTGGGTACCcaaaaagaaacaagtttgGGTCACCGAGAAAAAACAGATATGGAAGGACGAATGGAAGAGCAGGTGGGTTCCGGCGTGGAAGGAGATTCAGGTCCCCGAATGGAAGAAAGTGTGGAAACCAGTATGGGAGAAGGTCTGGGTACAAAACGAGCACCACGAGCACCATGAACATCACGAAGAACACCATGGTTACAAATAAATGGATGGAGGAAGAATTACCTGAGGATGTAAAATATATgttttatatcattttattttaggaTTAGGTTACATACATTGCGTTACTCACTCAGAACTCACGTTGCACCAACAACGggcagaaaagaaataaaaggaaggaagaaaaagaaaaaaaaaagaaagaaagtcaaAGGATTACATCAAATTTCCGGCTGGTGACCATTGCCATGAAGGAAAGTTGCCTTTCATCGTAGCAGCTTTTATTGTACAGAAGATCCGTCTTAATATAACGTGAATAATCAGCTCGACAACCAttgaataaagaattttttatcataggtATAGTAACACAGTACCTAATTTACttgtatgtatatgaaaaACATTGTAAATAATGGTTTTGaaccaacattttttttttttttttgtaataatcaATACacattaattgttatttttgtacgcaagaaatttattttttttattttaccataAAGCcagtattttatacatattgtcagttattttacttttttcccccactttgtcaataataataataataatattattattatttttttcttttgttcgcTGCGATTATAACGATTTCGCAACGAAATATTCAAACGCTATAATTATACCTGGAGCCGAAGCAGTCATGTGTGGTATCCGATTTCGCGGAGATTCTTCAAATGAAAGTCACATTTACGACGAAAGAGAAATATAAAACCAAagtaatgagagaaaaaataaaaaaaataaaaataaaaataaataaaagaaaagaataaactgAAGTAGGAAGATGCTTTCTAGGGATAGAATATGACATTGAGGGGGATCCGAGCTCTCGCGGTCACCGGGGTCACAGTGTGATCGTGCAATCCTTACTTTCTCCCTACTCATGCACTATTCAGGCTTTCTTCTAACAAATGAGGTGCCTCAACAAAGTCGACAATTGTGCTCAGATATCGGATCATGGAATCCGCTCATCTTGCACACGCGTTAACTGAccagggatttttttttttttttattgttattacgaATATGTACCGTGAGATGCATCAGAAGCGTGTAATAATAAAGTAGAAATCACTAGGTAGACTAAAGATGACCATGCCAAGATGAATCTCAACTTCCTGCAAATACTCACTTGCTCAGGCGTTATACGATGTgtgtatttgtatatatatatatatatatatatatatatatatatatatactgcgtGTGGGATCCACTCTCAGCTCTCATATACCTGTGCTATAATAAACTTTCTTCTTCATATTTCAAAACGCCAAGTCATCTACGGCATATATTTACTATTATAATTGAAACTGTTTCTTGTACAGTTTACCAAGTAATAGAATATTTTACAGagtaataaacaaataaaaccaTATAGCAGTGAAATTATGCCGTGAAGTAAGTGCGCGTTCAAACCaaagtgcctgaaaaaaaatgagaactaTATACTATATTGAAAGGATGTTTTTGCGAACTTTATTGTAGATGTATAATACAGTTAGTTCTTaacttttttgtattttgttatAGTTTACAGGTTCGTAAAATGTTGGATTTATCAGTTGTAATCCATCAGCACCTTGGGAATCATAATAAGGCcagagagagaaatgaaaactgTTAATCGTGCGAAGGGCTCTTGGAACGTGAGAACTGAATAGAGAGTGTTAGCACATAATAGAACAACTCACGAGCGAAGAAGACCTCGGATTAATAGTGAACATTAGAGGCGCCTAGACTGGCGTCAGGCATGTGAAGTTCAGACGGCCGGCGGTGTATTATGTACACGATAGTGAAAGTTTTCGCTCCCGGGTGAACTCGACACTACGATCTTGCTCCGAGTTCTTACGACGAATAACAAATTGGCTCAATTCAGACATTCGTTAACTGACCAGCGTTTCCCCGTGTTAAGATGATTGACGACTAGTTTTCACGACGTGTTGTACTTATACTAACTGTGACTTTTATCACCAACCAAATATTTggatgtgagaaaaaatttttttcacgccaATGATGGCTATATGatggaaatgaatttcaagagcaaattcgaataacacaAGCTACGATGTCATCGATTGGAATTGATACGAAGTTCTATAACTGGAAgctttaaaattattgaactCTGGTGTTTTTGATCCAATTTTGAtgtttgggtttttttttttttttttttttttttttttttttttttttttttttttgtttagctAGAGATGTCCACAGATcatctgacatttttttttttttaaatatagttATCCTCAGAGTTATCTTGTCATATCTGTactataaagaaaatttttgtgaatattCATGAGGAATTTGTGTTAGAATCGAATGCAAAAAAACACCAGATTTTAACAGTTTCGCCGAAAGTTGTTCATTGAATTTGCTCGGGTATATTTTTAGCACACAGTaggaattttgtttcattcgtgTTTACCATCATCAGcgcaaataatattattggaGATTGTTTAAACGATTTCTTCTCTGTCCATTCATTCTTTTTAGTGCCTACAACATCAGCTTCCGATTAGTTGAACTCCCAGTTGAGGTGAATGCTAAGTTCGGTTTTAAGATATTAGTGGAAATCTTAGTTAATTGCTAGTGACTGCCTTGTTTGTATACCTTCATTCGCTCTAATCTCGATTCTCGTGAATGTAATCTGAGTGATTTGTTATTCtacgctgattttttttcaaggtgaaTCATTAATCGCTTGTTAATTCCTGTACGGCGGAACAAGTTGCGACAACCGTTATCGAGATCTCGAAATTTCTTCTTGGACATGTATGTGTATCTCGATCTGCGGTAACTGTATCGCCTCGGCTCGTGTCTTTCTTATATTCTGTCTCAGGTGGCAATCGAAAGTTAAGACGGTAGTAAGAGAGAGGGAAAAGCACTCTGAAGTTGTCACAGCAGTGAGATTTGGTGGCTCAATACGAGTAGCGTTGATTGGTCGGACAGCCTTTAACCGATAAGCCGTAAGTGTCGCTTTTTCAAAACATTAGCACATTACAAATACAGTCACCAAGGATCTACCGTTTGTCCGATTCTCGATGGAATATATTAAGGATGAAgtctgaatcaaaagttgGGGAATGAGGGAAAGCTGTTTGAAAAGTCTTCGGAAATGTTATTTGCGTCTATGATGATGAAGAATATGCATGTAAATAATATCATTAATATATTGTGATAGAATGATGAATATGAGCAAATTCAATTGATACAAGCGAAGATATCAATAATTCGATAGAAATGTTGACGTTTAAACTGTTCAGCATGAATAAACTTTGCTGTTTCGATCCGATTTTAGAGTTTGTGGACCCATTTTAATTGCTTCCCGAAAACTAtccgaaaaagtttgaaaaaagcttaCTATAATTTACAGTCTCGTCGCATATAACGCACAAACGTATCTGTCGAAGAACATTATAACATGTGTTGTACCGTACTTGAACAAATCTATTTTTATCTACTATGGAGGTAACCGTTTGTATAACAATACGTTTATCgcgtaatttataaaaatttctgtggtgaacaaaataatttggaaaGCACGAGAATCAGATCCGAAAGAGCAGagttttatcattttaaaCGTTCTTATGATCAAAGctaatttgaatttactttcgaaaatttgatatgTATGTTACTGGATATTTGTCaaacggtttttttcttttcaaatttctgatTCAGACGGTCCAACCGATTAATTCACAATACACGAAAATTGGTGCGTCGTTGATTGTAAACTCAACGCTGTTGAGGTTAAAAGGTTTATTATGGCGTGGGCAGTAATGAGGAAAGTTGTGTGACGATGTAAGCTGGCTTGCCAAAGCAGGACATTGGATTCTTGTCGGGATTATGGATCGATGAATGGATTATATTACTCGTATGAGAACACTATTGTGCTGCGACAAACATGAAAacattgttttgaaatttgtgcATACAAAATTCTTTAATCTCCAATCACTCGAATGCATAACCTATTCCGCTACGTCTAATATATTCACGGTTATAACCTGCTCACGAAAATATCTGTACACATCGAAAGTTGATCGCATGCTTTATGTACAGCACATATTCGACCCCGAGTACTTATACGATCACATGTATTACCCAATAGAAAGTCCGAGGCGTGCGTTAAGTATTTATACTCTACGTACTACCGGTCTTACAGACGTAGGTATAGCATGTTTTAGTTCGCAACTAGGCTACaaggatatattttttcacgcagATATGTCATATCGTTTTTTGCGTTTCGACTTTACTGCAAGATTTAAAACTCTCATTAACAGTAAGCATGATTCATTAATACTATGAATTTATGGAGAATTGGGAAGTCGAGTGCGCATGCGTGAATACATACACAGATTTTACACCAGTGAACGCAGCCGAATGTTTACTATGAACTGCTGCCAACCTATTTGACGAAATGGTTTTCTAACCTCTTGGGTGGAGTCTGTCACGCCGTTAACAAATTATGGGAATCCCGATCCATTTTTGCGAACGTTGGTCGATTTGGCAACAGTTCATGGCGCGCGCTGCGCTGCTTTAAGGGGATGCACTGGTCGAAATTATCGACCCccagaatttttctaatattttcgaaatcgtttATACAAATCGTTTGTTTCTACGACCTTGCATGTTTCTTGAGGTCTTTCTTTTTAATAGATTCCAATgagagtataaaattaatcgaaTCGTGAAATTTGGGCACGTCACTTATGTCTATTAAAATCTGATCCCAGGCACTTTTTATCCAAAAAGGGCATGACGGCGTGGTTTCACATGCAATTCCGAACAGATAGACCCTAAACATTTGTGTGGCATTCTGAAATTAAGAAACGGCATACTTTATACGAAATTATGACAGTCGGCGATTCTTCACCAATGGAGAATTCAACTTGGAATCATGGTAATTACAGTTTTTGGGTGCTACCGATAATGTCCGCGAGATGGTGCGCGAGGTTATCTCGCTTTGGCATTGGCAGGGAAATTCTTGAATAAGTTTTGAACGGTTGCAGAtgtcaaaatgaaatttcg is a window from the Diprion similis isolate iyDipSimi1 chromosome 6, iyDipSimi1.1, whole genome shotgun sequence genome containing:
- the LOC124407256 gene encoding golgin subfamily A member 6-like protein 22 isoform X1 codes for the protein MVCRSPGTITMRSTLILLGFFFVVSTLGEPIRTKKEAPLPQYGAPSEQYGAPSLPSTGYGVPDVGLSDSYGPPGDTYGTPAGGGFDLSQSLSAPSSSYGAPEASHGSLSQSYGAPSDSYGAPAPSYGAPVHDHHHHEPEGRWEKKLKWKEEWKQVWKTQSKMIWKQEWKKVQVPAWKEVQVPIWKEEQVAAWKKVQKPVWKEIQVPAWKEIKVPAWKKIWVPVWKEVQVPVWKEVQVPDWKKVWVPEWVKVGIPGEQFVGQDHHGWQYTSHDLWKKKLIWKPVWKKVWKTEKKQAWASEKKMEWKAQWKQIWKTEKKQIWVTDKKLIWKEESVQVWVPKKKQVWVTEKKQIWKDEWKSRWVPAWKEIQVPEWKKVWKPVWEKVWVQNEHHEHHEHHEEHHGYK
- the LOC124407256 gene encoding golgin subfamily A member 6-like protein 22 isoform X2; its protein translation is MRSTLVSVHPAILLGFFFVVSTLGEPIRTKKEAPLPQYGAPSEQYGAPSLPSTGYGVPDVGLSDSYGPPGDTYGTPAGGGFDLSQSLSAPSSSYGAPEASHGSLSQSYGAPSDSYGAPAPSYGAPVHDHHHHEPEGRWEKKLKWKEEWKQVWKTQSKMIWKQEWKKVQVPAWKEVQVPIWKEEQVAAWKKVQKPVWKEIQVPAWKEIKVPAWKKIWVPVWKEVQVPVWKEVQVPDWKKVWVPEWVKVGIPGEQFVGQDHHGWQYTSHDLWKKKLIWKPVWKKVWKTEKKQAWASEKKMEWKAQWKQIWKTEKKQIWVTDKKLIWKEESVQVWVPKKKQVWVTEKKQIWKDEWKSRWVPAWKEIQVPEWKKVWKPVWEKVWVQNEHHEHHEHHEEHHGYK